A region of the Cannabis sativa cultivar Pink pepper isolate KNU-18-1 chromosome 3, ASM2916894v1, whole genome shotgun sequence genome:
GGTGGCCACGCCAATATAGCTGATTTTTTCCCTTGGTTGAGGTGGTTGGATCCTCAAGGGCTTAAGAAAAAGATGGAGAGGGATCTTGGTAAGGCTATGAAGATTGCTTCTAAATTTGTTAATGAACGAAGGAGTGAACAAGAAAAGGTTAAAGAGAGGAGGGATTTCTTGGATGTCTTACTTGACTTTGAAGGTAATGGAAAAGATGAGCCTCACACAATTTCTGACCGTGATCTTAACATTTTCATACTTGTAAGTACTATACTTCTCAATCCTTTTTCATTAATTACcagttatttttttcttaataattatgttatttttattattatatatataattaaattttatttttctatttaaaatataaatgtgCACTTTCTGCCAATGATAATTAACGAAAGCAAAACGTTTTgcgtgtatttttgtaaaatttatcaGTGTTaacatatttttacaatttttgtttaaatatattatcgtaataattttaaaagaattaTGTATATACATGAGTAAAGAGTATATACATAATAGAAGGGTTATTGATGTGGTGTATTAAATAAGACAAACGTTAATAGTTGgatcaaatttaagttaatttctACCAAATTTATTAGAGCACGATATTgagctaaatatatttttgacaCAAATTTTACAACATTCATCATCAGAAATTGTTGGTgtaaactattatattaattagattgCACATATCCatacaaaatttatataataattattaaattaaaatgtaatatCGAGCACCTTTTTTTAGATATTATACATTTCTAAAATATAAGTAATATTTTTAgtccatttcaaaataaaagtaACATTTTTAAGTCTGCAGTATCATGACAAAGTATAGGATTGATATTGTCAAGTGAAATGCTTGGATATTAACAAAAAGGAAACAATTTGGTCTTGTAGGAAATATTTATGGCTGGTTCAGAAACGACAAGTAGCACAATCGAGTGGGCCCTGACTGAATTACTATTGAACCCACAAGCCATGGCTAAGGCCAAAGTCGAGCTCAATCAAGTGATTGGGCCAAATAGGAAGGTCGAAGAGAGCGACATTGAAAACCTTCCATACATCCAAGCAATCATCAAAGAAACACTTCGAATGCATCCACCAATCCCATTTCTGGTCCCACGAAGAGCAGTAAACGACACCGTTTTCATGGGCCACTTTGTACCCAAAAATACACAGGTCTTCGTCAACGCTTGGGCAATTGGAAGAGACCCAGATGTGTGGAATGACCCTTCGGTTTTCAAGCCAGAGAGATTCTTGGACTCTAAAATTGACTACAGAGGACAACACTATGAGCTGATCCCATTTGGAGCTGGACGGCGTATGTGTGCCGGGGTCCCACTGGCTCATCGAATCCTTCACTTGGTTTTGGGATCATTGCTACACCATTTTGAGTGGAGACTTGATGAGAGTAATGGTGTTACTTGTGAATCTATAGATATGAATGACAGGTTAGGAATTACAACTCGAAAGTTTGAGCCATTGATAGCAATACCAACCAAGTCTTGCTCATGATGGTGATCattaatatcaataaataaaaaaattttaatccaACTATAGTCACAGCTAGCTACATTATTGATAAAGTAATATAAGTATTACTTTGAATATTTATGTCAGTCTTTTCTTTAATGATCTTGTTGAGGCTTAAATCTCATCGCGAACCAACATAACAAATTCAGCAAAACAATATTGTAATGATAGTACCTAAATTAATAATGAACaaagaattgaaaaatatattaatggaCAAAGTTAAAGAGAACAGGATACACAGATTAGATCACAATTCAAGGGACTACCTAAATTACAATTCAACTCAGCTCACATGAGAGAAGTTACTTTAGAAATAAACAATCTCTTTAACATCCCTCTAAGAACTCACTCTAAGAATCATAaactaatattaatatatgGTGATCCTAACTTATTCTCTTTCTATCTCTGTATCTCGAACTCTCTAAAAAATTGGTTGTTGATGAAAGTGAGAGAAAAGTTGTGTTTACATATAACTTTGTCCAATAGGTTAATCCCAGTAAAGGAatggtaatgtgaaacattaccTTATTTGTTTGGAGGGTTTAGCCTTGGAATGTTATTCCCCTAATAATATAACTACCCTTGAGGAGGGTAATGTTCATACCTTAAAAAAGGGAAGGATTGAATTATTACCTTCCAtcatattaatttgaataatatttttgaattaataaataaatttaaataccaataatattatcatttattataaataaaatattatgatatatataaatttagtctgtgagataatttttttttttaactgagtTACTTTAAATTATTAGCaataacatatatgtatatatatttattatacaaaAATTTTATGCGGATGgtgtacataaataaaatatcgaacaaaaataaataacatagtgataaaatatatagaaatgatcattttaattaataaaaaatacaataaaatttaatgtttactaattaataaatatatttctttaataaataactattttatttttatatgtaattaacattaaatatatataataaaaaaatatttttattttaatttttcaaaataatatatatataagattccTGTATTCAACCAAACAGTGTAATTTAATTAACAGTAATATGATTACATATTACCCTACACAACCAAACACAGTTTACACATTTCCCtataatcatattctccttcataatattccctataatcaaattattttgaacaccTCATACCAAACGCCCCCTAAAGTGACTCTCAAGTGGTGAAAGTAACAACAATCTCTTATTTACGAGGCCATCTACCAAAATAAGGAGAATAGTGTAATACCAATGAATCTCCAAATCTCTCAAAAGGATCATATAGTACAGtagtttgtgttttttttaattttttttttagtaatttatagcataaatatttaaatttaatttttgacggtaatattacataaattatattttcgaaACTTCCATAAGTGTATTTGGCCATTAAATGTAAAGTCAATGACCACATGACAATTTTTAATTGCTCAAAGTGATTAAATTTAATTGATTGTAAATTATAATGTTTTACTAATTCTATTCCTTTTAAAGAAGATATTAATAGTAGGAAAAATAGAATTTCCACAACGACGGCAAATCCCTCTAATattatttgagaaaaaaaattattgtaccTAAAATTAGATTTTGGTTTGAATCATTAGCGGAAATAATCAAATGATTCAATTGATACATTAGAGAAATTAAACGTTTTACAATTAGTAGATTAGATTTATTGTCATAATCTAtggtgtcgtttggtaacacttttgttttttaattttttaattgcaaaatgaaagtaaattttttttttttaaaaaaattatttttgaaaaaaaaaaacgttctgtaaccacttttgtttttcaattttaaaaacagaaaacaaaagcgtgttctgtaaaatttatttttatttttattttttgattttatttaagtcgggtctaggtccggggtcggattcgggttcaagttAAAAGCCGGGCTGTGGAGAGGGGATTCGAgtccgggtctggtcgtaatccaaaagattgattaagaaaaaaaaaattgtttaaaaaaatattgaaagtaatttttttttgtttttaaaattttgatttctaattataaaattgaaaagtaaaaacagttttatagaacatgtttttgaaaaaaaaagttcactttctacttttaaaaacagaaaactgattaaaaaagtgttaccagaCACTGcctatattttctaataaatttgatttatttttatttaaatcatgattatgaataaatgtataaatatactCTCGAAAAATAAGTGAGTATTGGaggtcattttttatttaaaaagtagtttaaatagggaaatttacaccctatactgatttttcctattttatttcttttttactgtCACACggcaattataacaattttactgtgtgtatatatatatatatatatatattttaaaaaattttaagcaAGTCTATTTAATTTagcttaataatatatatgtgtatatatgtaaaaaaaagttttcaaaagttgattgatgattttatgtcattttcatgtcagactttttatttattttttaaacttaaatttataatttaagtcTAACGTGAGTGATCACATTCTTAAGAATTgtaatatgtgtttatatatatatatgacttttTACATGTATTTAGTTGATTGATGTGATAAATTATTGTttacttaaatttaaaattaggaACAACCCACCCATGTGATCCCTTTTCCcaagtttatatatattttgtttctctctctttttgtgAGTTGtgtctgtaattttttttttgagattggTGTCTAAAATAAAGTCCATCAACCAAGGACTTTACATAAAACTCATCTCCATTCTTCATTGTTTCAAAAACTTACAAAGCTTGCtcctttcatttattttttacttgagttttaaaagagaaaaacaaGATATATATAGAGAAAGTTTTGTGGGCGtgctaagagagagagagagagagagagagagagagagagagagagagagagagagagagagagagagagagagagagagagagagagagagagagagagagagagagagagagagagagagagagagagagaacttgAAACATGTTGATGAAGGAGTGTGGAGGCTCTCTTGGTGAAGAGAGTGAGAATATCTTGAAGAAGAACTAtatagaggaagaagaagaacacagacaactcaaattttctaagtaaaaaaatttctttttttctttatttattttttctagaacGACATAAATTTTAATGAGTTTTTGTTGTTATtactaattatgttttttttttctttttttgagttTATAGTTAGCTCTGATTTTGTGAGTGGTGATATTGTATCGTTTGATGGCTCTTATgacttattttgttattgttttattattgttctgatgttgttttattgttgttttctttcatttttttatcacatttttttaaatattattgtacTGCTCTATTTTTAATAGTtcaattcttcttcttcatcttcttctcattttttttagtttttctaatttttagtcACACTTTTGGGAGGAAATAAAagagtggtttttttttttattttgattttctagATCTGTTCTTGCAAATATAGGTTTTGGTACTTCAAAGAACACTAAATCAAAAATATCCTCAATCTGTGTTGGAGAACTCCGACTTTGATTTTGAGTTTGAGCCAAAATTCCAAAGTCTCCCAAATCtgataaggtttttttttattgatcttgtgttgttttagggtttttttcaaGCTAATtatatttcctattttttttcatgtttttttttgttagtcctattttatagttttctgtttgtttgactctgtgtcttgttgttgttttggttttattttgttaactcttaggGAAAGGGTAATTACCAAGTGAAGATTGTTCAATCAACTGATCTGTTTGAAGACATAATTAAGAAAAGGGTTGTTGAGGTGTgtcatttcattattttagttttaatgttttttatgcttgttttttatgttctttattattttttttttgtgttgttttagttttgttttaagtagtgttttcttatgttttttataggattgggaattcaagtacacccgatcggaatactaccattccagagtttttttatgcttgttttttatgttctttattttatttatttattttttttttgtgttgttttagcagtgtttttatatgttttttttataggattgtCACATTCTCTTGAAATAATTATGTTCTTTTTCCTATTGTCCATTGCTCTTTATGAGAACTGGTATAGATACCATGTCCTGTcattttttacaatatttcatttatgtggcctttttttcatattaaaacaacagtaaaataacactacaaagtagtaatttattgttaatttagtaattttttctctttcccagattttataatttttttttctggtgTTTCTATGATTCCGGTGTTGATTTATCCGTCTCTAACCACGAAGGAGAGGTGCCGTTTGTGTTTTGATACTatttacagtataaaagtaaatatattgggcatggacagtataaaagaaataaaaatgggcttggacaataaaaatgtaaagtttgccatgtcccagtatttttgaaaacatttggtaaaaaacagtatttttgtaagtttccctttaaatataccaataaaaaatggCATATGTATAATGACTTGAAACTTAATGGACATGTACCTCTAGAAGTTCTAAAAATATatcttaagtattattaccgttaaataaaatttttatctacaactaagagttaatttaaatatttacgtcgcaaattactcttttttttaagGCATGTAGATATATGTTTTATGGATTGTAGATTAAGTATTgtgcttgatttttttttttttaggaaaaaggTTGACAAAGCCACCCTAAACAAGATAACATTCAACTAAAGGTCAAAATACAAGCAGAAAACCGCAAACAGAAAGCAATAAACTGACAATCCAGTATTACAAACCCACTCCACATAGTCATCAAGAACACTCGGTTCAATCCTCACCAGAGACACTAAACCAAAAGTGTTATTACAAAAGGCTCAATTTGCAACGTTATGCGCCATGAAATTACACCGTCTAGATATATGAATCACTCCCCACTCCCTAACCTGCCTCCACAGAGTGAGGAATCGATCCCTAGCCACAGTGAGATTGAAGTCGACTATCACTTCCTTACTGGTGTTGAAAGCATTAGAGACCCCAGAATTATCACATTGGAAAAGCACTAATTCATGGTGAGTTTCAATAGTAAGCTCCGCCGCCAGACAAACAACATGAGCTTCCTTATTGTGCTTGAGTTGACGTTACATAAAAGTCTTGATTTTCCAATATAAATACGGGAATATGCTTATTTACTACCTTGTCTTTTCTTTGAAAACACATTTGGTACTTATTTTCAGTAATATTTATTAGGTAtcttatattttgaaattgtacatcctaaaatagaatttaatcaatataattttattagttttacCAAACGATTCTCAattatatgtaattaaataattaaatttgaatccaaaatttataaaattgaagacaatttgattatattaataaaattttatcaaaaaattttgagtttaggATACTAAATATGTATGCTTTAGATAAAACATAAGGTACTAAATATGTATACACCctataaatattatagttatttgCTAACACAGTAGAAAGAGTCACAAACCTCACTGCATCCCGAAAATCAGAAACCTTATATTTATGCCATTTTTATCGACAACTATCTAAACAGATTTTCTAATTTGCAGTATATTTGGGTTTGATGGCAACTATATGTCACAAACCTCACTCCAATTACTAATTTCTAGTTATACTAAGGtattgagaaaatattttaCACTAGTACTCAACTTTTGACACATCCCAACCAGCCAAATGTTTTAGCTCTTTATTTTGGTGTCAAAAAGAGATGGACATATAATTACTTCTTCCTATAACGAAGTGATGCCAAATGCCAATTGGATGGAAGTGTGTGCACTAGTTTGGTATTCTTGAGGAATTTCTTTTCTAcacaacaatcctttcagaaaTTGCCATTTGCTCACATAAACTATTAttgaaacgaaaattcaatacCATTTGTTTGAAATTAAATTTCTTTCAAGTTTGCCAACTGGCTTATCTCATTCTACAAAATCatcatatatttttctttttacaaaaaattgtatGTGGGGTTTACTGTGTCATCTTCTACCAAGGCTTTAAGTCCTTAACAGGCCCTGCAGTCCAATTCAAAAGCTTCTGATCAGGCTTCAAGTAGGCAGTCTTGGGATGAGGCAGCTTCCTGGCGAGTCCATTCAGAATCTGATGAAATGCATCGCCAGGCTGCGCGCGTTGGGGGAAGATCATAGCCCTTTTCATGAATGGATTGGCTAACAACCTTTGTTTCCTTAAAATCACTTCTGGTGGAATTGATGTGAGCATGGTATCCAGCTTTGACACATCTTCTTCTGCCACGAACACTCCTATTTCTTCCCATGGAATTGCGTCGGCAAAGGGCAATACTATTTCGTCGGCTATAATCACTGGGATGCATCCGAACACCACTGCCTCCACCAGCCTCGGACTCCATGGTGCCCATCCTAGTGGGCACAAACAGAACACTGATCGTTGCATGTCTTCGTAGTATGTGGTTGGGTGATCTGTTGAGATGTCGAACAAAGGGTTAttcttaaaattctcccacaCCGCTGCTCTTGCTCCCCTGTCACAATCAACATTGctttattaatttgaaaaacaaaaaacaaaaacatgatAAATGGAGGTAAATTTTGGTGGATGTCACagcaaaaattgattaataattattttttttaattacaaaaacatGTAAAGTGAACTGGTTAAAGGATAaaagatttttattttctactactttctactaataaataattaaatatgctTTAACAATAATTCACTTGTTATTCATTAATAAGACAAATTATTGAAAATCACATCTCATATATTTAATAGATTAacaaatagaatattttagttGAATTGCTCTTTTTCTTTGAGACATGACATATAAAAATGTAGCATTAAATTAGACTGGTTGATAACGATATAATGCTGTGTTGGACACCACTCTTGCTCTTCAAGCTATTCTCATAAAAATAGTGATAACAAATTAAATtactatgtaaaaaaaaaacattatgtgGAATACACTAATAATATATGTCAAGTCATTACctcatttttttcatataataatatacatacataaatatatatatatatatatatatatttatataaacacGAGTAATGATAAACTtgacatatatatttatgtggtaaattttaacaagtgaggccctttatttttttattaaaatattttctcataAAAATACGGATAAGAAATTAAGGACACTCTTAGAAGAGTGGAGACATAGAACATGGGGACATATAAGATTTTAATTTTGTAGCCTATTAGTCAAGATTGAAAAGCaaggaaacaaaaaaaaaaaagttaggtTGTTGGGtgcataaatatatgtatacatacgtACCTAGCATAGTAACCTCCTTCAGGGTCGTTGTTAACATCATAGAACAAACCACGGAAATAGACAAAGATGGAGCGTGGAGTGTCTGGTGGGATCAAATGGGCTTGCATCTTTTGAGGTGGAGCATATGGAGGAATGGTAATGGAACCTTCTTTCAAACACACATGGTTCCTTTGCCCGAATGTTTGAACCAAAGTAGCTCGCTTCAGTAATGGAAGTATTCCTCGTTCAATCGCTTTCTCTtcctacaaattaattatataattggtTTTACAACATTTTAGAGTGTCTATATTACCGTAATCTGGCTATgattttgttaattattattattacctgATAATGAAAGCAAGCTCCAAAATCATGGGGAACGACAAAGAAGTGATCAGCTCCTTCTGTTCGATTCCAATAAGGCCAATTTGAAGAGATGAGTTGAACTGCACTTCTCATCATCCGTGGAGCCTTAAATGGTAAAGGTAAGCCAGTAGGTGTAAGGTCACAAGTGGTGTAAATAGGAGTATAGAACCAGTCAGCTTCGTTTGGATTCATTGTCCTAACTGGGCTAGACAGAAGAAACCTGTGCATGAAAATCTCAGCAGCAAACATATGGTTCAGACATCTTTGGTCCTTTTGAAGAATCTTCTTGTTGTATTTGCTTGGTAATTCATACACATATACTTTCAACTTTCCAATTGGATTATCTTCCAACACATCACCAGCACTTcctgcatgtatatatatatactacaatATTATTCTTCCATTTTGTACTTTATAATAAATTACACTACTTTATAATAAATAGTAATATGTACTTACCTGAAATTCTCTCGGTACGAAGACCCTGATCATCATTATCGGCAGAGATGGTCCAAACAAAGCCAGAAATCAGTAGAGGAAGTAAAACCCTTAGGCAATTCCTCATAGCTACCGATCAATGGAGgctaaaatcaaagaaaaaaaaaataatggggTGTTTGAGAGAGTGGagatatataaagatatataatattttgtaagAAAACGGTTGGAACGTCGTGAGGTGGACTGGTGGTAGttaagattatttattttttcttaagtaAGACTAAATATATGTAAAAGGTTTGAAACTTATACATGCAAATTAATGGAAGAGTTGACGAGGGAGGAGTAGTTGGGGAGCCAAAATAGATAACTTGAAAGAAATGTTGTGTCGTCGAATCGAAGTTGAAAGCGTTGTGTTAATAGCTGGGATTGGAAGAAGAAAAAACAGTGTTTAATTGGGGAGCCTAGCTAGTGAGCTCTTGCTATATGGACTAGATGAGAAGTAAtctagtaatatatattttttgttttattttatttaggtgGCTTTCATTTTCGTCACCCTATATTTCTTCATGAGTTACcaactttattttatatatacacagTTTTGAAAGTTTGGTagcttttttgtattttattactTTCCTTCCCTTACACTATGAAATTTCTCAAGGTATGAATCAGTTTATGTTTTCTATACAAACTCACCTCTCCTGAGTGGGTGAGCTGTAGACATATCATTATCTTCGAGAAAGACATATAACCATATCATTATTTCATCACACTTTCATTTATTGCTTTCTTACAAAATTGAACCTGTTATTATACATGTTATCAATATTTgatctcttattattattattattattattattattattattattattattattatacatatatgaaATGAAACAattatataaatagaaaaagaaattgagtcattttgtttttgtttttcctttatCGATCGATGCCCATTTTTGGTAGACTAGTGAATCTGGAAATTACTTTGCTTGCTTAGTTAAATAATTACAACGTTTTAATAATAAGTCTAAATTATTACATTTGTTTGACATGTATATAGActtaatatataattcttaaatAGTAGTTGGAATGAGGTTTGTGAAATGGACATGTTGTCAAACTCAGATATATAATTGCTGCAAATTAGCTTTCATGGGAATATATAACGTTTCTTGAAGTAACTAGTGTAGTgtgttataattataatatataataaaaacttcCATTATTTTTTCCATTTCTATTTCTTAGTTTCACTCTACAAAAACTTCTCAACTACCATATGAAAACTTCAACTTCTATTTcctattttcaatattttattaaggaaaaatgaaattaaagttGCATTTAGTTGGGaggaataaaaacataaaaatataaatataaatgaaaatagaaatagaaatagattggaataaaatttaaaatatataaaaatataattaataactgttatgaaatattatttatgaatgtCCAAATCATCAAAATAATTATCATCACttggttgtatttttttttattacattgaTTTAGTTTTCTATtcttttagttatatttttgtataaataagggttTACTCCATTGAAATAAACAACTGATAAATTCTCATTTAGTTTctatttctctctttctctcatcattttttcttctaatatattttatattattttataacacgttatcagttCGAATATTTACCCAACCcaagataaatattttataaagttcttgaattgttttaaAGTTActatacactaaatatatattattatatatacttatctggctgaaacaatttcaagaacccttttttttcttttttatttaatatctatatattatatgtgcATGTATATGTTCTTATTCTTATATGTTTATTAAtgattttatgtatatattatgttcttaccatttataatatttacaatatatgtgtgtctatgatatgatagagaaaatatacataaattatacatatatccagaagattatgtatcctcGATAAAATCTTGCAtgtatcctgaagattatgcatctttaataaaatcttgcatatatatattttgacttCCACTTGCACTTGCATCAACCATTCTGCACATACAAGCTACgattaaataattaatcaaaCTATTAACAAAAGAGACATGTATTTAAAGTAATTAACAGTGGGTTTTAATATTACAATACTTTAAAGTCTACAAGTCAtcataatcatcatcatcatcatcatcatcattaacaggtacattatttttattatcactatcactagtgtcttcatCATCATTATAAATAATGAAACTATCTAAATCTTCACGGTTAGGTTGCTCACGGTCCTTGTTGGTCATTTCAATTGGGTCAACATCATCATGAACATATCCGACATTGTCCATTTGTGCAAGTTGAACAAATAACGGGATTCCTGAAGAGTTTCTTTCTTGTATAGTCGTGGTCTCATCATCATCCTTATCTGAGAAATTTCAGACATTGCGAGGGGTGTAAACATTGACAAGCTTCCAATCAATTCCATTCTTCAGGTCAGGAatgtaatatattaaatttgctTGGGATGTAAGTAAGAATGGTTCATTTTAGTACCATTCACGGGCAACGCAGATACTAGTGAAAAACTGGATTATATTTTACTACgacctagatttactaataagtatgttTCCAACATCctaaattatgaaattctaaaatgatgaaaaataaacacatataaagtatgaaaaaccttacattgattgcatcagaattaaatgactcattctgctcagatctctaacccttgttcctttctgtcgcagagtataatcaagatttgagcccgacactccttcagttgtttggattcttcacagtcttacacactatgattgatgactaacttgctatgggtggacatgcactcaatcactaaggcttgaatttgtttgtgaagaagacTATAGGATTCAAAttagaagagagaaaagaagaagaagaagtctcaaactCTCTAGTTGTCAGACAAGATGAAAACTAAGCTTAGAGTCATTAGTTAGATTAAGAgactattcttttctttttatactaattcacttagggttaggattgaattatatgaaataaaaaaaaatgataaaataatagcaaaaataGGGAATACTGGCCGACCATGAGTGGGCCCATCACTAGTtacatttttgtcattttttaaccatttatctattatttcacaaatgtcatattttctaatttcaatcctataaatgctaaaattattcaattaat
Encoded here:
- the LOC115708949 gene encoding cytochrome P450 76A2; protein product: MIMIIYTALLALLLFFLLLFLYNRKTSNHGRLPPGPPGWPLFGNLFDLGTMPHRSLTKLRNKYGDVILLKLGAINTMVILSSKAATEFFKNNDMSFVERTITETSRALGYNKGSLALAPYGAYWRVLRKLVTLDMLVLKRINETVVVRRKCVDNMLCWIEQESSNNSSKGVHVARFVFLMSFNLLGNLMLSRDLLDPNSVEGAEFFSAMMGIMEWGGHANIADFFPWLRWLDPQGLKKKMERDLGKAMKIASKFVNERRSEQEKVKERRDFLDVLLDFEGNGKDEPHTISDRDLNIFILEIFMAGSETTSSTIEWALTELLLNPQAMAKAKVELNQVIGPNRKVEESDIENLPYIQAIIKETLRMHPPIPFLVPRRAVNDTVFMGHFVPKNTQVFVNAWAIGRDPDVWNDPSVFKPERFLDSKIDYRGQHYELIPFGAGRRMCAGVPLAHRILHLVLGSLLHHFEWRLDESNGVTCESIDMNDRLGITTRKFEPLIAIPTKSCS
- the LOC115711194 gene encoding probable beta-1,4-xylosyltransferase IRX10, with the translated sequence MRNCLRVLLPLLISGFVWTISADNDDQGLRTERISGSAGDVLEDNPIGKLKVYVYELPSKYNKKILQKDQRCLNHMFAAEIFMHRFLLSSPVRTMNPNEADWFYTPIYTTCDLTPTGLPLPFKAPRMMRSAVQLISSNWPYWNRTEGADHFFVVPHDFGACFHYQEEKAIERGILPLLKRATLVQTFGQRNHVCLKEGSITIPPYAPPQKMQAHLIPPDTPRSIFVYFRGLFYDVNNDPEGGYYARGARAAVWENFKNNPLFDISTDHPTTYYEDMQRSVFCLCPLGWAPWSPRLVEAVVFGCIPVIIADEIVLPFADAIPWEEIGVFVAEEDVSKLDTMLTSIPPEVILRKQRLLANPFMKRAMIFPQRAQPGDAFHQILNGLARKLPHPKTAYLKPDQKLLNWTAGPVKDLKPW